The stretch of DNA GGGCACATCCTGTCTGGTCCCATGGACCTGTGTGTGCCCCACAAGCACAAGTGGCCCCTCAGACACATCTTCCTCTGTCGTGGGTGCAGCCTTCCTGCACAGACATCGGTAGGAGACTCGAGGACCGGTGAGGCCTGGGGGCAAGTCTTGCCAGGAGAAGAGGATGGGAAAAAAGCAATGAGTTCCTCAGCCTTTTCCAGGCCTTGTCACTACATGTCCTGCCCCCGAGCCATGAGACCACGTTTTCCTGAGCTGACTCCTTGTGCTGCCAGTGAACTTACAGAAGGCCTTCTGGTTGCTCTCCCTAGTCCTTGCTAGTTCCAGCCCCAGCggagctctggctttcctgcCTCCACCCCTGTACCCCAAGGCCATGTCTCTAGCTGCCTCCTGGACAACCTGTTCCCTCTTCCAACCTTGTGCAATGCCTTCTGGTGTTTGAACTCCTCAGCCAGAAGATCCCTCTTCATCCTCACCAGCCTCCAGCTAGGCTCTGCTTAACTCCCAGAACATCAGACTGATGTATTTCTGGGTTTTGATGTTGTTGTCCCTGAAGATCCAAGAGGGCTCCGTGGATCTTGAATCTCCAGGATGCTGCCAAGCAGATGCTGAACCAGCTGAAATCGGCTCTCCTGTAGTCCAAGGCTGTgagtctgcttttttctctgccatggtcactgcagccatggCTGCCCTCAGCACTGGCATCCTCATCCAGTTCTGCTTTGTTTGTGAGTAAGAGAGTCCAGCCCCAGTCAGCCATCAATGGCCTGTATCCAAAAAGGGAGGGCTGAGGTGAAAGGGTGAAAGGGACCTGTCTGGGTGCTGGCTCTGAGGACACCTCTGTTACAGCCACCCGCCCTGctgtggcaggcaggagggcaggccacGCTCATGGGTACCCTGCTCGGCCCTATCTCCTCTGGAGCAGACCTGACACCAAGAAGCATGTCACCTCAGAGCCACCACTGGGACTTCAATTTGGAGGGGCttcacctggaaagaagagcccaggaGTGAGCTAATAGCCAGGCTGTGTGTGGGCTGATCAGATGCCTGGAGCACAAGACAGTGAAGGATCATCCTAAGGATGATGGACACCTTATTGATGCTGCGGTAGTCCGTGTTCAAATAGTTTCCACAGGGTGTCCTTGATCTCCTTGTTCCTCATgttgtagatgagggggttcaatgctggaggcaccaccgagtacagcactgccaccaccagacccagggatggggaggagatggaggagggcttcaggtgggcaaacatggcagtgctgacaaagagggagaccatggccaggtgagggaggcacgtggaaaaggctttgtgccgtccctgctcagaggggatcctcagcacggccctgaagatctccacataggacagcacaatgaaaacaaaacaccccaaaaatagAAAAGCACTAAATGTGACGAGCTCAGCCTCCCTGAGGTAGGCCGctaagcaggagagcttgaggatctgggggatttcacagaagaactggtccacagcattgccgtggcagaggggtagtgaaaatgtattggccgtgtacaggagagcattgagaaacccactggcccaggcagctgctgccatgtggacacaagctgtgctgcccaggagggtcccgtagtgcagggggttgcagattgCAAATGTagcggtgtcgtggtttaaccccagccagcaaaaataaacgccacgcagccgctcgatcacccccgcctccagtgggatgggggagagaatcgggagggcacaagtaggaaagctcctaggttcagataaaaacagtttaataattgaaataaaactaagtagaacagtaataataacaatgagaacaacaacagtaacagaatacacaaagcaggcaatgcgcaatgcaactgctcaccgaccgctgaccacgtgtcacgaacggggggcgagtccccccacacacctggtttttatactgagcatgatgtcacatgatatagaataccccattggccagctcggtccaccaccccagctgtgctccccctcctggtgcaagcaccacccagcaacagccaaagcatcaatgggccatcaaggctcctttcacactaaacccaaaacacagcacatcccccaagctactgggaagaaagttaaccctgtcccagctggagccAGGACAAGcagtcgtaggccatgacagtgagaagaaaatactctgctgaaatgaaaaagagtaACAGAAaaacctgtgcagcacatcctgcgtaggagatgtccctggtgtcccagagggaattggccatggctttgggaacagtggtggagatggagcccaggtcgaggtgggagaggttgaggaggaagaagtacatgggggtgtgcaggcggtggtcgcaggctatggcggtgatgatgaggccgttgcccaggagggcagccaggtaggtgcccaggaagagccagaagtgcaaaaGCTGCACTATGTCTGCAaatgccaggaggaggaactgggtgatggagctgccattggacatttgCTTCCTCTCGTTATGGTTATCTgttgagaaggaaaaggcagtaCTGAGTTAGGgcagacttctctgagcaaaacctATTGCATGTCTCATTGCAACCCCACACTCAGACTCTCTTTTCAGGAAgacctctctgcagctcctgcacttGAGCTCTGGGTTTTTCTGACTGAGGGGGTCACTGGGAGCAGGGACACTGTAATGTGCTCCCGAGAAGTCCTTCTTGCTGTGCAGCGAGAGGGAACTAGGAACTCAGGGTGATCTCAAATTAAATGCACTCATGATCTAGCAAGGAGCTTTTTGGCATTGTTGGTTGGAATTTGCCCAACTGCAGAACGGAGCTGAggggattttggtttgtttcttttgttctagTTGCACCTGCCACATTTAGGAGTGGTTGTGGATGGTTGAAATCCCTGCCATTTCTAATGCACTCCAGGTGAAATcttgtgggtcctgagaggcaaagggatggtccctcagtgcagagagaggagagctgctgtgcccatcagccctgtgctcagctgccctgtgctggcaccTTGGAGCTGGAGGATGGTCCCACTCAGGTTGTCCCCTTAAAAGAAACGGgaccctgctgagagcagaggaatgCAGGTTCAAGGAGGAGATGAGATGCTCCTCACCTTTTCTCAgggtacctgaggaggatctcatcTCCCCCCTCCCAGGCTGGGACACCGAGGGATCATTGCAGCTGCCCACCCACAGCTGCCCAGCAGCATTTCCACAGTCTTAGCAC from Calonectris borealis unplaced genomic scaffold, bCalBor7.hap1.2 HAP1_SCAFFOLD_45, whole genome shotgun sequence encodes:
- the LOC142076388 gene encoding olfactory receptor 14A16-like translates to MEMEARSELFRLNNLVTSEVSEVAQDTCRGAQQDAYCPAGFWVSWDNFFAQVQDNHNERKQMSNGSSITQFLLLAFADIVQLLHFWLFLGTYLAALLGNGLIITAIACDHRLHTPMYFFLLNLSHLDLGSISTTVPKAMANSLWDTRDISYAGCAAQVFLLLFFISAEYFLLTVMAYDCLSSICNPLHYGTLLGSTACVHMAAAAWASGFLNALLYTANTFSLPLCHGNAVDQFFCEIPQILKLSCLAAYLREAELVTFSAFLFLGCFVFIVLSYVEIFRAVLRIPSEQGRHKAFSTCLPHLAMVSLFVSTAMFAHLKPSSISSPSLGLVVAVLYSVVPPALNPLIYNMRNKEIKDTLWKLFEHGLPQHQ